The following coding sequences lie in one Spirochaetaceae bacterium genomic window:
- a CDS encoding type II toxin-antitoxin system RelB/DinJ family antitoxin: MNTVIRARIDERVKEEAAAVLEAVGLTVSDAFRLLMVRTAAEKRLPFEPLVPSEETVAAMLAARRADLVAVGRPDEGQDHLRAALSDLDEAVTDAAEEGLPRPTGDAIQSARRLLTQMYAIAPQRFEVYPTADGEIALDLPNERGSVILLCDSQGGALCLVNVNGVQRRARYSTATNLPDGFVREALIELGS, from the coding sequence ATGAACACCGTGATACGCGCCCGCATTGATGAGCGCGTCAAGGAGGAGGCCGCGGCTGTGCTGGAGGCGGTAGGACTGACGGTGTCTGACGCGTTCCGGCTGCTGATGGTGCGCACCGCGGCGGAGAAGCGGCTTCCGTTCGAACCGCTGGTACCGAGCGAGGAAACGGTGGCGGCCATGCTCGCAGCCCGCCGCGCTGACTTGGTCGCCGTCGGCCGCCCTGATGAGGGTCAAGACCATCTTCGCGCCGCACTGAGCGATCTCGATGAGGCGGTCACGGACGCTGCGGAGGAGGGACTTCCGAGGCCGACCGGCGACGCGATTCAGAGTGCAAGACGACTGTTGACGCAGATGTACGCGATTGCTCCACAACGCTTCGAGGTCTATCCGACCGCAGATGGCGAAATCGCCCTGGATCTGCCCAATGAGCGCGGCTCAGTCATTCTCCTGTGTGATTCGCAAGGCGGTGCATTGTGCCTGGTGAATGTCAACGGCGTTCAGCGCCGCGCACGGTATTCGACCGCGACAAATCTGCCCGACGGATTCGTGCGTGAAGCCTTGATCGAGTTGGGCTCCTAG